One window from the genome of Pantoea cypripedii encodes:
- a CDS encoding response regulator transcription factor, with the protein MNHLVYVVDDDESVRSALSNLLSSEDYDVNVFSTAQAFLDHTFNAVPSCLILDINMPGADGFAVANTLNARGYVIPTIFLTGFGTIPVTVKAMKTGACEFLTKPVDPERILQAVAEALVIAEENLVSSQEKYDMTVRHQSLTPRESEVMMLAISGLLNKQIAAEMGISEITAKVHKRRVMEKMNVRSLSDLVRAAERLNILSTRRR; encoded by the coding sequence ATGAATCACTTGGTTTATGTTGTTGATGATGACGAATCGGTAAGATCTGCCCTGAGTAATCTGCTCAGTTCAGAAGATTATGACGTTAACGTTTTTTCCACCGCCCAGGCATTTCTTGATCATACCTTCAATGCCGTTCCCAGCTGCCTGATTCTGGATATTAATATGCCGGGTGCAGATGGCTTTGCCGTGGCAAATACCTTAAATGCGCGTGGTTATGTTATTCCTACCATTTTCCTCACCGGGTTCGGCACCATTCCCGTAACCGTTAAAGCGATGAAAACCGGTGCCTGTGAATTCTTAACCAAACCGGTCGATCCTGAGCGGATATTACAGGCGGTGGCGGAAGCGCTGGTGATTGCTGAGGAAAACCTCGTGTCTTCGCAGGAAAAGTATGACATGACGGTGCGCCATCAGTCACTGACCCCGCGTGAAAGCGAAGTCATGATGCTGGCGATTAGTGGTTTGCTGAACAAACAAATTGCGGCGGAGATGGGCATCAGTGAAATTACTGCTAAGGTGCATAAACGCCGGGTGATGGAAAAGATGAATGTCCGTTCCCTTTCCGATCTGGTGCGTGCTGCCGAACGGCTTAATATTCTCAGCACGCGCCGTCGTTAG